The Alphaproteobacteria bacterium US3C007 genomic interval GATAAATCGCGGATATTCAGTTCTTCGCCCATCACCTCTTTTTCCAGCAAGACCCCATGGGGCGTTGAGGCATCGGCAAATTTCCCAGCGCCTTCAAATATATAGGCGAATGTATTGCGGTACGTATCGACTTTTAGAACTTTTTTGCGCCCCGCTGGGATGCTGATATCCAGATAAAGCGGGTCTGCAGCGATCCCATCAACAGGGCCCTGTTTGCCCCAAAACTCTCCTGTTATGATCCGCACCACGCTGCCATCATCATCGATAATTTCGGGAATTTCTTTTGCGTCTACGTCTTGATAGCGCGGCGTTGTCATCTTTAGGCTACCCGGCAAATTTGCCCAAAGCTGAAACCCGTGCATTTGCCCCTTGGAATTTCCATTGGGCATTTCCTGATGCATGATCCCAGATCCGGCTGTCATCCATTGCACATCGCCTGCGCCCAAAGTGCCGGTGTTTCCCAAACTGTCGCTATGGTCAACGGATCCGTTCAACACATAGGTGATGGTTTCAATGCCCCGATGCGGGTGCCAGGGAAAGCCGCCTGCATAGGCGGCGGGGTGTTCGTTGCGAAAATCATCAAACAGTAAAAAGGGATCATGCGCTTCTGGCTCATTAAAGCCAAAGGCGCGATGCAAATGCACGCCTGCCCCTTCCCGAGTTGGTGTGGCTGCGCTGGTTGAGATAGCCGGTCGAATTGACATAGAAGTTTCCTTGAACGTGTACTGCAATATAGAAATAGACGCTTGCGAACAGAAATCGAGTTCTAAAAATAAGAACGATAAGGGCTAATTCAGATAATGCACTCTGGGGTGTCTCTGCAATTTTGAGATATTATCATGATCCAAGCGCTTAAAGGGCGCTCGACTTTACCGGTTTTGGTCCCGCCAGTCGGGCACTGAGCGCATATTTTTTGACCATTGTATAACGGTTCGCAGAAAAAGCTGCGGGTTTTTGAGCCTGCGGCCGTATGAATCGAACGTGAATGCGAAGCGCATGGCCTCGGATTTCTATGACGGGCGCGCTCTCTAAGGGAATAGAGCTGCCCATCATGAGACAGTTTTCCGGTTACATTGCTGTTCTTTGACGGGTCTGGGCATAGCTGCCCGCCGATTTTTCAAAACTGATGTCAACAGTATAAAATATCTGACCAGTTTCGCCTGTCTTATTTTGTGACCCAGCTCGATCAACGCGCCTTTTGTGATCAGATTGAGCGCGCAGCATGGGCAGGGCCCGGCGATCCGATATGGGCTGGGGCGCTCATGAGACGCGAAGAGCTGGCAAGGGGCCGTGACCTTGCGGGATCCGCCCGTTCCAGAGCGTTTGGGTTGCGAGCGGATTTTAGCCTTTGGCGGGGCTTTTAAAAGGCCGCGACCTTCGTGGGTTTGCGTGTTTTTGCAAAGGCGTTATACGCCCAAATAGTTTTCGGTGATATCGCGCGTCAGATGGGCTATTGGCCCGGACCACACGGTTTTGCCACGCTCTACTATCACCGCGTT includes:
- a CDS encoding pirin family protein translates to MSIRPAISTSAATPTREGAGVHLHRAFGFNEPEAHDPFLLFDDFRNEHPAAYAGGFPWHPHRGIETITYVLNGSVDHSDSLGNTGTLGAGDVQWMTAGSGIMHQEMPNGNSKGQMHGFQLWANLPGSLKMTTPRYQDVDAKEIPEIIDDDGSVVRIITGEFWGKQGPVDGIAADPLYLDISIPAGRKKVLKVDTYRNTFAYIFEGAGKFADASTPHGVLLEKEVMGEELNIRDLSGNRTLVRFGTGDEIVVKAGPQGMRFLLVAGSPIQEPVAWHGPIVMNTRAELQQAFSDLRNNQFIKPQDH